Proteins found in one Nostoc sp. NIES-3756 genomic segment:
- the hpnH gene encoding adenosyl-hopene transferase HpnH produces MGVNLQQAIDIGKYLVTQRLLGRKRFPLVLMLEPLFRCNLACSGCGKIQHPTEILKQNLTPEQCFTAVEECGAPVISIPGGEPLLHPQIDEIVQGLVERKKYVYLCTNGLLLEKSLDKFKPSPYLTFSVHLDGLKEWHDKCVDRQGVFDIAVKAIKAAKAKGFRVTTNTTIFEGCDPKEIQEFFDFLETLNTDGMMISPGYSYEWAPDQDHFLRREQTRALFREILTPYKTGKKNWNFNHNPLFLDFLVGEKDYECTPWGSPSYSVLGWQKPCYLLNEGHYSSFKQLLEQTDWSKYGRASGNPKCADCMVHCGYEPTAAMDAMQPQNITRSLGSVFGR; encoded by the coding sequence ATGGGTGTTAATTTACAACAAGCAATTGATATTGGTAAGTATTTAGTTACTCAACGTTTATTAGGACGCAAGAGATTTCCTTTAGTTTTGATGCTAGAACCACTATTTCGCTGTAATTTGGCGTGTTCTGGTTGTGGGAAGATTCAACATCCGACAGAGATATTGAAACAAAATTTGACTCCTGAACAATGCTTTACCGCCGTGGAAGAATGTGGCGCACCTGTGATTTCCATTCCTGGGGGTGAACCCTTACTGCATCCTCAAATCGACGAAATTGTTCAGGGATTAGTCGAGCGGAAAAAGTATGTTTACTTGTGTACCAATGGCTTGTTATTAGAAAAGAGCCTAGATAAGTTTAAACCCTCACCATACTTGACTTTTAGTGTGCATCTAGATGGGTTGAAAGAGTGGCATGACAAATGTGTAGATCGGCAAGGTGTGTTTGATATCGCCGTCAAAGCCATCAAAGCTGCCAAAGCTAAAGGATTTCGCGTCACCACCAACACCACAATTTTTGAGGGTTGCGATCCTAAGGAAATCCAGGAGTTCTTTGATTTCTTGGAAACACTCAATACTGATGGCATGATGATTTCGCCCGGTTATAGTTACGAATGGGCCCCTGATCAAGATCATTTTCTCAGACGAGAACAAACACGCGCCCTCTTTCGAGAAATCCTCACTCCCTATAAGACTGGTAAGAAAAACTGGAATTTTAACCACAACCCCTTGTTTCTAGATTTTCTTGTGGGTGAGAAAGATTATGAATGCACGCCTTGGGGTAGCCCTAGCTATAGTGTTCTAGGCTGGCAAAAACCTTGTTATCTCCTGAATGAAGGGCATTACAGCAGCTTCAAACAATTGTTAGAACAAACAGACTGGAGTAAATACGGCCGCGCCAGTGGTAATCCTAAGTGTGCAGATTGCATGGTTCACTGTGGCTACGAACCTACAGCCGCTATGGATGCGATGCAGCCACAAAATATCACCCGTTCTTTGGGTAGTGTGTTTGGGAGATAG
- a CDS encoding YebC/PmpR family DNA-binding transcriptional regulator — MAGHSKWANIKRQKAVVDAKKGKTFTQLSRAIILAARNGIPDPAGNFQLRTAIDKAKASGIPNDNIERAIAKGAGTFSDGASLEEIRYEGYGPGGVAILIEALTDNRNRTAADLRVAFSKNGGNLGETGCVSWMFDQKGVCVVQGVVDEDKLLEASLEGGAETYEMTEDETAEVFTEIANLETLNQTLKDKGFKVTDAELRWIPSNHVEVTEHDQARSLLKLIDTLEGLDDVQNVTSNFEMSENLMTLSTV, encoded by the coding sequence ATGGCAGGACATAGTAAATGGGCAAATATTAAGCGCCAAAAGGCGGTAGTAGATGCCAAAAAGGGCAAGACATTTACTCAGTTATCTAGGGCGATTATCCTGGCCGCTAGAAATGGGATTCCCGACCCAGCCGGAAATTTTCAATTGCGTACAGCTATAGATAAGGCGAAAGCATCTGGTATTCCCAACGATAATATAGAACGGGCGATCGCTAAAGGTGCAGGCACTTTTAGTGATGGCGCTAGTTTGGAGGAAATTCGCTACGAAGGTTATGGCCCAGGCGGTGTAGCTATTTTAATTGAAGCCCTTACCGATAACCGCAATCGTACTGCTGCTGATTTACGAGTAGCTTTTAGTAAAAATGGCGGTAATTTGGGTGAAACTGGCTGTGTTAGCTGGATGTTTGACCAGAAGGGTGTGTGCGTTGTCCAAGGTGTGGTGGATGAAGACAAGCTTTTGGAAGCATCTTTAGAAGGTGGTGCGGAAACCTATGAGATGACCGAAGATGAGACAGCAGAGGTATTTACAGAAATAGCCAATTTAGAAACCCTCAACCAAACACTCAAAGACAAAGGTTTTAAAGTCACAGATGCCGAGTTACGCTGGATTCCTAGTAATCATGTAGAGGTTACGGAACATGACCAAGCGCGATCGCTGCTGAAATTAATTGATACCTTAGAAGGTTTAGATGATGTCCAAAATGTCACATCTAATTTTGAAATGTCTGAAAATCTTATGACACTAAGTACCGTCTAG
- a CDS encoding DnaJ C-terminal domain-containing protein, protein MQNLQNFRDYYEILGVSKDATNEEIKKNYRRLARQYHPDLNPGNKEAEEKFKVIGEAYEMLSDATKRAQYDQFSRYWKQKGFPKQTPKPKSWGETRTGERNGNENVDPSQFSNFEDFLNQVIGVGGRRENKNGASKTTTADPFRSPKSRVEYTVPKNPPRPARRDIEARLTLPLEKAYSGGNERIRLEDGRSLEVTMPPGMVTGQTIRLRNQGMGGGDLYLKITVEPHPLFKLEGANIFTQVPVTPSEAVLGGQVEAPTLDGPVKMTIPPGVRSGQRFRLANKGYPTDNGKRGDQLVEIQILTPKTISQEEKELYEKIRQIETFKPRADLI, encoded by the coding sequence ATGCAGAATTTGCAGAATTTTCGTGATTACTACGAAATTTTGGGAGTATCTAAAGATGCAACTAATGAAGAAATTAAAAAGAATTATCGGCGGTTAGCCAGACAGTATCACCCTGACTTAAATCCGGGGAATAAAGAGGCGGAAGAAAAGTTTAAAGTTATTGGCGAAGCTTATGAAATGCTTTCCGATGCCACTAAACGCGCCCAATATGACCAGTTTAGCCGCTATTGGAAACAAAAAGGTTTTCCTAAACAAACTCCCAAACCCAAATCTTGGGGTGAGACTCGGACAGGAGAACGCAACGGAAATGAAAATGTAGACCCCAGTCAGTTCTCTAACTTTGAAGACTTCTTAAATCAAGTTATCGGCGTTGGTGGTCGCAGGGAAAATAAAAACGGCGCTAGTAAAACCACGACAGCAGACCCATTCCGTTCACCAAAAAGCCGAGTTGAATATACAGTCCCGAAAAACCCACCCCGCCCAGCCCGTCGGGATATTGAAGCGAGATTAACTTTACCCTTAGAAAAGGCTTATTCTGGTGGTAATGAACGGATTAGATTAGAGGATGGGCGATCGCTAGAAGTGACAATGCCCCCAGGTATGGTTACAGGTCAAACTATCCGCTTGCGTAACCAAGGTATGGGCGGCGGCGACCTCTATTTAAAGATTACCGTCGAACCCCATCCATTATTTAAACTTGAAGGTGCGAATATATTTACCCAAGTACCAGTAACACCCAGCGAAGCAGTTTTGGGAGGACAGGTAGAAGCACCTACGTTAGACGGCCCAGTGAAAATGACTATTCCTCCAGGAGTTAGGTCTGGTCAAAGATTCCGCTTAGCAAATAAAGGCTATCCTACCGATAATGGTAAACGTGGCGATCAATTGGTCGAAATTCAAATACTTACCCCAAAAACTATTAGCCAAGAAGAAAAAGAACTGTACGAAAAGATTCGGCAAATTGAAACCTTTAAACCCCGCGCTGATTTAATTTAA
- a CDS encoding efflux RND transporter permease subunit, which yields MAVAGALAFSSLKYALFPDITFPVVVVNATAPLQTAVDTETKLTIPIEERLRSLEGLDNLRSSSYPGQAAVSLAFSVGTNLETSKSEVETALKQLTLPQGASFQIIPLNLNESAAISYAIESDSRNLADLTKVAEDQITPVIAKLPGVLKVSLLGAATTSPPANAANNNLAALNQSAGTLVRFNGQQALAFQVIKRGNANTLEVVGRVEEEVQRLRTNLKDIKLTLAATQAEYIRQATKSTIDALIEAIVLSIVVIYPFLWNWRATLISALAIPTSLLATFIVMAVFGFNLETITLLALALVIGSVIDDAILDVENILRHIEEGESPRQAAHAATDEIGLAVVATTAAAVAVFLPIGLMGGVVGQFFKPFGITVSASYIASTLVARTLSPVLATYWLLPATKTPKRREANIWIRFIEFYRNVLNWSLNHRKTVVALAILSFVAGMALIPFIPKGFIPKLDRGEFNITYTAPLPKIPDLAALQQQAAQAAQSGNINPSQIPNSQPPVPIPNPLNDSLEVAKKLEEAVRKYPDVETVFTTVGSREGEPNKGILYVKLKEDRKIQTAQLQDELRKSLPNLPGVATSVEDIQFVDTGGQKPLQVALQGNDLQALNNTAKTIKERIEKIPGFADVTVTGENNTQEQVLQIERLNNQRVAYISANLGQGLSLGDATDKIVAEAEPILPSGITLNLGGDSARQNEVFGSFASTLMLSAVCIVAVLILLFRSWIDPIVIGVSLPLAIVGAMLSLLFTKSDFGMISLIGFVFLLGLANKNAIVLVDYINQLRQSGLSRTDAILKAGPVRLRPIIITTISTLLGMLPIALGFGAGSELRSPMAVAIAGGLVSSTILSLIVIPVVYSILDDWFPRFRKKGEI from the coding sequence GTGGCGGTAGCTGGTGCGCTGGCTTTCAGTTCTCTTAAGTACGCTTTGTTTCCCGACATTACCTTTCCAGTAGTGGTAGTAAATGCTACGGCTCCTCTGCAAACTGCTGTAGATACAGAAACGAAGCTTACCATACCTATAGAAGAGCGGCTGCGTTCTCTAGAAGGACTAGACAATCTCCGCTCATCTAGTTATCCGGGTCAAGCGGCTGTTAGTCTGGCTTTTAGTGTGGGAACAAATCTGGAAACATCAAAAAGCGAAGTTGAAACCGCACTGAAGCAGTTAACTTTGCCTCAAGGTGCAAGTTTTCAAATTATTCCCTTGAACTTGAACGAGTCGGCGGCTATAAGTTATGCCATTGAAAGTGATTCTCGGAATTTGGCAGATTTAACCAAGGTAGCCGAAGACCAAATTACACCAGTGATCGCTAAATTGCCAGGAGTTCTCAAAGTCTCTCTTTTAGGTGCTGCTACTACTTCACCTCCTGCAAATGCTGCTAATAATAATTTAGCAGCCCTTAACCAAAGTGCAGGTACATTAGTCAGGTTTAACGGTCAACAGGCTCTAGCATTTCAGGTGATCAAACGTGGTAATGCTAACACCTTAGAAGTTGTCGGTCGAGTCGAAGAGGAAGTACAGAGACTACGAACTAACCTGAAAGATATCAAACTTACCTTAGCTGCCACTCAAGCAGAATATATTCGTCAAGCCACTAAATCAACAATAGATGCTCTCATAGAAGCGATCGTCTTGTCGATTGTGGTGATTTATCCTTTCCTGTGGAATTGGCGAGCAACTCTCATCTCCGCGCTGGCAATTCCTACGTCCTTGCTGGCGACTTTTATTGTGATGGCGGTTTTTGGCTTCAACCTGGAAACCATCACCTTACTAGCTCTAGCATTGGTCATTGGTAGTGTAATCGATGATGCCATCTTGGATGTAGAAAATATTTTGCGACACATCGAAGAAGGCGAAAGTCCTCGTCAAGCCGCCCACGCTGCAACTGATGAAATTGGTTTAGCTGTCGTTGCCACTACAGCAGCAGCAGTGGCAGTGTTCTTACCTATCGGTTTAATGGGTGGAGTAGTTGGACAGTTTTTTAAACCATTCGGCATTACAGTTTCAGCTTCTTATATAGCTTCTACTTTGGTTGCTCGGACTTTATCACCAGTATTAGCTACTTACTGGCTATTGCCTGCTACCAAAACACCTAAACGTCGAGAAGCAAACATCTGGATAAGATTTATCGAATTTTACAGAAACGTACTTAACTGGTCTTTAAATCATCGTAAAACAGTTGTCGCTCTCGCTATACTGAGCTTTGTTGCTGGTATGGCACTCATCCCATTCATTCCCAAAGGCTTTATTCCCAAATTAGACCGGGGTGAATTTAATATCACCTACACTGCTCCTTTACCAAAAATCCCTGATTTGGCAGCTTTACAGCAACAAGCAGCGCAAGCAGCACAATCAGGCAATATTAACCCATCTCAAATACCTAATTCCCAGCCTCCAGTACCCATCCCCAACCCTCTTAATGACTCTCTAGAAGTAGCTAAAAAATTAGAAGAAGCGGTGCGGAAGTACCCTGATGTGGAAACAGTGTTTACCACAGTTGGCTCTCGTGAGGGTGAACCAAATAAAGGGATACTATACGTAAAACTGAAGGAAGACCGCAAAATTCAGACCGCGCAATTACAAGACGAATTGCGTAAAAGTTTGCCTAATCTTCCTGGTGTGGCTACCAGCGTTGAAGATATCCAATTTGTGGATACTGGTGGGCAAAAACCTTTGCAAGTGGCGTTACAGGGTAATGATTTACAAGCTCTCAATAACACCGCTAAGACAATTAAAGAGCGTATTGAGAAAATACCTGGCTTTGCTGATGTCACAGTCACAGGTGAGAACAATACCCAAGAGCAGGTTTTGCAAATTGAGCGGCTCAACAATCAACGAGTAGCCTATATTAGCGCTAATTTGGGACAGGGTTTATCATTAGGTGATGCTACTGATAAGATAGTGGCAGAAGCCGAACCAATCTTACCAAGTGGAATTACTTTAAACTTGGGAGGAGACTCGGCAAGGCAAAACGAAGTTTTTGGTAGTTTTGCTTCTACTTTAATGTTGTCAGCCGTTTGCATTGTAGCAGTACTAATTCTATTGTTTAGAAGTTGGATAGACCCTATAGTTATCGGCGTTTCTTTGCCTTTGGCAATTGTGGGCGCAATGCTGTCGTTACTTTTTACCAAGAGTGATTTCGGGATGATTTCACTGATTGGTTTTGTCTTCTTATTGGGACTGGCAAACAAAAATGCGATCGTCTTGGTAGATTACATTAACCAATTGCGTCAATCTGGGTTAAGTCGTACAGACGCAATCCTCAAAGCAGGCCCGGTGCGTTTGCGTCCCATCATCATTACCACCATATCTACCCTGTTAGGGATGCTACCTATTGCCTTAGGTTTTGGCGCGGGTTCAGAATTGCGATCGCCGATGGCTGTAGCAATTGCAGGAGGTCTAGTTAGTTCCACTATCCTCAGTTTGATTGTAATACCTGTGGTCTACTCAATTTTGGATGATTGGTTCCCTCGATTTCGCAAAAAGGGGGAAATTTAA
- the hpnA gene encoding hopanoid-associated sugar epimerase, giving the protein MRVFVTGATGFVGANLVRLLLEQGYTVKTLVRPRSNLGNLQGLDVEIVEGDFSNQYLWRQMSGCRYLFHVAAQYSLWQKDRDLLYKNNVLGTFQVLDAAQKAGIERTVYTSSVAAIGVNSSGAIVDETYQSPVEKLIGHYKKSKFLAEQEAIQASAKGQDVVIVNPSTPIGPWDIKPTPTGDIILRFLRRQMPAYVNTGLNLIDVRDVAWGHLLALEKGKSGDRYILGNQNLSLKQLLEKLSEITGLPAPKWTVPGWLPLSVAWIEEKILAPLGRTPSVPIDGVRMAQQTMYYDASKAVRELGLPQSPVDIALKDAVNWFISQGYVK; this is encoded by the coding sequence ATGCGGGTTTTTGTCACAGGGGCGACTGGTTTTGTTGGAGCTAATTTAGTACGCTTGTTACTGGAACAAGGATACACAGTTAAAACTTTAGTCCGTCCTCGCAGCAACCTGGGTAATTTACAAGGGTTGGATGTGGAAATCGTTGAGGGTGATTTTAGCAACCAGTATCTTTGGCGGCAAATGTCTGGTTGTCGTTATCTGTTCCATGTAGCCGCCCAGTATTCCCTGTGGCAAAAAGACCGCGATTTACTCTACAAAAACAATGTCCTGGGTACTTTTCAAGTATTAGACGCAGCCCAAAAAGCCGGAATTGAACGTACAGTGTACACAAGTTCCGTAGCGGCAATTGGGGTCAATTCATCCGGTGCAATTGTTGATGAAACTTATCAAAGCCCAGTGGAAAAGCTAATTGGACATTATAAAAAGTCCAAGTTTTTAGCAGAACAGGAAGCCATACAGGCATCTGCCAAAGGACAAGATGTAGTTATAGTTAACCCCAGCACTCCCATCGGCCCTTGGGATATCAAACCTACACCCACAGGCGATATTATTTTGCGGTTTCTACGCCGACAAATGCCCGCTTACGTCAATACAGGACTAAATTTAATTGATGTGAGGGATGTAGCCTGGGGACATTTATTAGCTTTAGAGAAAGGCAAAAGTGGCGATCGCTACATTTTAGGAAATCAAAACCTCAGCCTCAAGCAGTTACTAGAAAAGCTTTCCGAAATTACAGGTTTACCCGCTCCTAAATGGACTGTTCCAGGGTGGCTACCTCTAAGCGTTGCTTGGATAGAGGAAAAAATTCTTGCACCTTTAGGAAGAACTCCCTCAGTACCCATAGATGGTGTTCGTATGGCACAACAAACCATGTACTACGATGCTTCAAAAGCCGTCAGAGAATTGGGTTTACCACAATCCCCAGTGGATATTGCCCTGAAAGATGCGGTGAATTGGTTTATATCTCAGGGCTATGTGAAGTGA